The following coding sequences lie in one Leptospiraceae bacterium genomic window:
- a CDS encoding electron transfer flavoprotein subunit beta/FixA family protein, producing the protein MKIAVLIKQVPDTETQISAKISGNKINESGIKWIVSPFDEHALEEALRIREKHKAEVVAISLGPDRVQEAIRTAYAFGVDKGLHIRDTSYNTLDIFYTANVLAAVLKKENPDVILTGHIAIDSQSSMVPAMIAQILGIPNINNAIKVEIQNSKVKVTREIEGGIADVETELPVVITATKKLNEPKYPTLKGILAAKKKNIEVIEVDTLGLNIPRIQIISIEPPPPRPPGRIIDGETPEAKAKELVRLLREEAKVI; encoded by the coding sequence ATGAAGATTGCTGTTCTGATTAAGCAAGTTCCTGACACTGAAACCCAAATTAGTGCTAAGATTTCTGGCAATAAAATCAATGAAAGTGGTATTAAATGGATTGTCTCCCCTTTTGACGAACACGCATTGGAAGAAGCCCTACGTATTCGAGAAAAGCATAAAGCCGAAGTTGTTGCCATTTCATTGGGACCAGACCGAGTGCAAGAAGCAATCCGAACCGCTTATGCTTTCGGAGTTGATAAAGGTTTACATATTCGTGATACTTCCTACAATACACTTGATATTTTCTACACAGCAAATGTTTTAGCTGCAGTTTTGAAAAAAGAAAATCCTGATGTAATCTTAACCGGACACATTGCTATTGACTCCCAATCTTCTATGGTTCCAGCAATGATTGCTCAAATTTTAGGTATTCCCAACATTAATAATGCGATCAAAGTTGAAATCCAAAATTCAAAAGTCAAAGTAACAAGAGAAATTGAAGGTGGTATTGCTGATGTAGAAACAGAATTGCCTGTTGTCATAACAGCAACAAAAAAACTTAACGAACCTAAATACCCTACATTAAAAGGAATTCTAGCCGCAAAGAAAAAAAACATTGAAGTGATTGAAGTCGATACTTTGGGCTTAAATATTCCCAGAATCCAGATCATTTCCATAGAACCACCACCGCCAAGACCACCTGGAAGGATCATTGACGGTGAAACACCAGAAGCTAAAGCCAAAGAACTAGTTCGGCTTTTACGAGAGGAAGCAAAAGTGATATAA
- a CDS encoding electron transfer flavoprotein subunit alpha/FixB family protein, whose protein sequence is MSVITIAELKNGSLKKISKELVSAGRKLQDQVTAILINGTEQHSQELFQAGADNVVKIDGKEYSAEAWANIITAVAKEKSAKVILIPHSILGKDYAGRVAIQLGANIIADVVEIKGNIESIQVKKPIYSGKAFANIQVPTPIVVTIRPNTQELIENYQGPKNLEVKVIDEGNVKAKLTNIQQVEAGKIQLTEASIIVSGGRGIKGPENWPVLQALADVLGAALGASRAAVDAGWIDHSHQVGQTGKTVSPNLYIACGISGAIQHLAGMGSSKIIVAINKDPDANIFKVATYGVVDDLFKVVPAMTEEIKKLYGIS, encoded by the coding sequence ATGTCAGTAATCACAATCGCTGAATTAAAAAATGGAAGCCTCAAAAAAATATCAAAGGAATTAGTTTCAGCTGGAAGAAAACTACAAGATCAAGTTACTGCTATACTTATAAATGGAACAGAACAACATTCCCAAGAACTCTTTCAAGCTGGTGCCGATAACGTAGTCAAAATCGATGGGAAAGAATACTCAGCGGAAGCATGGGCAAATATAATTACAGCTGTTGCCAAAGAAAAAAGTGCCAAGGTGATTTTAATTCCTCATTCAATCCTTGGGAAAGATTATGCTGGTAGAGTCGCTATACAATTAGGAGCAAACATTATTGCTGATGTTGTTGAAATCAAAGGCAATATTGAATCAATCCAAGTAAAAAAGCCCATTTATTCAGGAAAAGCCTTTGCGAATATCCAAGTTCCTACTCCGATCGTTGTTACAATCCGACCCAATACCCAAGAATTAATAGAAAATTATCAAGGTCCGAAAAACTTAGAAGTCAAAGTGATTGATGAAGGTAATGTTAAAGCAAAACTTACAAATATTCAACAAGTTGAAGCAGGAAAGATTCAATTAACAGAAGCTTCTATTATAGTTTCGGGTGGACGTGGAATAAAAGGACCAGAAAATTGGCCAGTACTTCAAGCATTAGCTGATGTATTGGGTGCTGCCTTAGGAGCAAGTCGAGCTGCCGTTGATGCAGGATGGATCGATCACAGTCATCAAGTTGGACAAACAGGAAAAACTGTATCCCCTAATCTTTATATTGCTTGTGGTATTTCGGGAGCTATCCAACATTTAGCAGGGATGGGATCTTCCAAGATCATAGTAGCCATCAACAAGGACCCTGATGCTAATATCTTTAAAGTTGCAACTTATGGTGTTGTGGATGACTTATTTAAAGTTGTCCCAGCTATGACTGAAGAAATCAAAAAATTATATGGAATATCATAG